The Oscillatoria sp. FACHB-1407 genome includes a region encoding these proteins:
- a CDS encoding pentapeptide repeat-containing protein — protein sequence MQLLSAADPYRTLLKQGAKKWNAWRQQHPKTAPNLGNTDLSQLDLTDIDFSWMRLEWVDLSGAILKNANFRCADLRWADLSNADLQAANLHGANLKGANLSRANLHWTTLCGANLRDANFKLADLRDTVLMFADLMQTNFEEADLSRADLVHTNLRNADLSFATLDSADLRGANVAGASLICSNLYATKLSQSQFAQANFSGALIDYIDWQ from the coding sequence ATGCAACTACTAAGTGCGGCTGACCCTTATCGCACACTGCTGAAACAAGGGGCTAAAAAGTGGAATGCCTGGAGGCAACAGCACCCCAAAACGGCTCCTAACCTGGGAAATACTGACTTGAGCCAACTCGATCTGACCGATATTGACTTTAGCTGGATGAGGTTAGAATGGGTCGATTTGAGTGGTGCGATTCTCAAAAATGCAAACTTTAGATGTGCAGATTTACGTTGGGCAGATTTGAGTAATGCTGATCTGCAAGCCGCTAATCTTCACGGAGCCAATCTTAAAGGAGCGAATTTGAGTCGGGCTAATTTACATTGGACAACCCTATGTGGAGCCAACCTGAGAGACGCTAACTTCAAATTAGCTGATTTGCGAGATACCGTATTGATGTTTGCTGATTTGATGCAAACCAATTTTGAGGAAGCCGATCTGAGCCGAGCTGATCTGGTTCATACCAACTTGAGAAATGCAGATTTATCGTTTGCTACCCTCGACTCGGCTGACCTGCGTGGGGCTAATGTCGCAGGGGCAAGTTTGATTTGTAGTAATTTGTATGCCACAAAGCTGAGCCAGAGCCAGTTTGCTCAAGCCAATTTCTCAGGTGCTCTGATTGATTACATTGACTGGCAATAA
- a CDS encoding DUF4278 domain-containing protein produces the protein MATNVFNFSGFVSDNAPAQLIYRGCAYVRSESNAPVAPMVQSLRYRGVCYSQVPQNSLSSQVVAGFMPLRYRGLTYLSPYCGR, from the coding sequence ATGGCAACTAACGTTTTTAACTTTAGCGGTTTTGTTAGCGACAATGCTCCTGCTCAACTGATTTATCGGGGTTGTGCATATGTTCGATCGGAAAGCAACGCTCCTGTAGCTCCGATGGTTCAATCCCTGCGTTATCGGGGAGTGTGCTACTCCCAGGTTCCTCAAAATAGCTTGTCTAGCCAAGTGGTAGCTGGTTTTATGCCATTGCGCTATCGCGGCTTAACCTACCTCAGCCCTTACTGTGGTAGATAA
- a CDS encoding nSTAND1 domain-containing NTPase, with translation MNFNQALEAINAVIFAQANRFLSEAEIALLKGAWEDQTYDEIANISGYSTNYLQRDLGPKFWKLLSASFNRQLNKTNTRAILTHIIQQSQGTEELESREVGELTSRGVESREPGTSSPYDRSTPLLREQNPALSTPLVDWGEAIDVSSFYGRTQELDTLTQWIVQDRCRLIAILGMGGMGKSSLAAKVAQQLVEEGESRQVNLPPSPLYSPTTLPGSPTPYSPLPTPFTHLIWRSLRNAPPLETLLADLVPFLSNQQDTQPKPERLLHWLRTHRCLVVLDNVETILQAGDRAGHYQPDYENYSDLFRLLGETTHHSCVLLTSREKPAEVGILEGLEGWVRSLSLSGSPEAALALVESKGLIGTEVEKQQLCEFYNCSPLALKVVASSIQSLFDGEIAPFLSEETLVFNGIRRLLEQQFERLSYLEQTIMYWLAINREWTSIAELVEDIVPAVSRASVLESLESLTWRNLIEKRTGKYTQQPVVMEYVTDCLIQQFTTELLTVKLSFFNRYPLLKTTALDYIRESQSRLILYPLAERLQESFRTAEELKQHLKLILQAMRNNPASFFAYGVGNFINLCLHLQIDLTGYNFSNFKVRQAYLQNATLRRLSFAGAEFKQSIFTQPCSEIYTVAFSPDGTRLATGEADGNIRLWNVADGQLLLTLESYSNLIWSISFHPNGSQLASSSTDHIVRIWDIETGQCIRTFEGHTSLVWGVAWSPDGHSLASGSEDSTIRLWNVHTRACLITLQGHTDIVWAVTWSSDGQMLASASADKTIRLWDVKTGSTIRILQGHSQAVNAIHFSPDGQRLASCSEDKTVRLWDVRTGALLKTLHDFRGQVRDVQFSPDGHLLAGSGDDCMVRLWDAKTGQLVRSIQGHANSVTSVYFNRDSTVLASSSEDHTVKLWDVNTGQTLRTLRGPTDWIHSVQFNPDERLLASGGDDHCRGIWLWDVQSRQVLTTLTGHTLWVRSVCFSPDGKLLASGSSDQTLRLWDMQTKQTIRVLQGHTDWVRSVCFSPDGRLLASASQDLTVRLWDVETGQMIHICRGHKGWVCSVHFSPDGQMLVSSSDDRTLKLWDVRTGQLFMSLEEHRNWVRSAQFSPDGQMLASGSDDQTIKLWDVRTGKTLKTLEGHTNWIWSVAFSPDGRRLASGSTDRTVKLWDVKTGNEICTLRGHRSSVLAVAFSPDGQTVVSSSADETIRLWDVKSGECMCVLRGDRPYEGMNITGITGITEAQKATLKALGAVEEEA, from the coding sequence ATGAATTTTAACCAAGCCCTTGAAGCAATTAATGCAGTTATTTTTGCCCAAGCTAACCGATTTCTGTCAGAGGCAGAAATCGCTTTACTCAAGGGGGCGTGGGAGGATCAAACCTATGACGAAATTGCTAATATATCCGGCTATTCAACAAACTACTTACAACGAGATTTAGGTCCGAAGTTTTGGAAACTACTGAGTGCAAGTTTTAATCGCCAACTTAACAAAACGAATACACGGGCTATCCTGACACACATTATTCAGCAGAGCCAAGGAACAGAGGAGTTAGAGAGTAGGGAAGTAGGGGAGTTAACCAGCAGGGGAGTGGAATCAAGAGAACCCGGTACTTCATCACCCTATGATCGCAGCACTCCATTACTCAGAGAACAGAACCCAGCACTCAGCACTCCACTCGTGGATTGGGGAGAGGCGATCGACGTCTCTAGCTTTTATGGTCGGACTCAAGAACTGGACACTCTAACTCAATGGATTGTGCAAGATCGCTGCCGACTGATTGCCATTCTCGGGATGGGTGGCATGGGCAAAAGCTCTCTCGCGGCAAAAGTGGCACAACAGTTAGTGGAGGAGGGAGAGAGTAGACAAGTTAACCTACCCCCATCCCCCCTCTATTCCCCTACCACCTTACCCGGCTCTCCCACTCCCTACTCCCCACTCCCTACTCCCTTCACCCATCTCATCTGGCGATCGCTCCGTAACGCCCCACCGCTAGAAACCCTGTTGGCGGACTTAGTGCCGTTTCTCTCCAATCAGCAAGATACACAACCCAAGCCAGAACGGTTGTTGCACTGGTTGAGGACTCATCGATGTCTAGTCGTGTTGGATAATGTCGAGACGATTTTGCAGGCGGGCGATCGCGCAGGACACTATCAACCCGATTATGAGAACTATAGCGATTTGTTTCGGTTGCTGGGTGAAACAACGCATCACAGTTGTGTGCTGTTAACCAGTCGCGAAAAGCCTGCCGAAGTTGGCATTTTAGAGGGGCTAGAAGGGTGGGTGCGATCGCTCTCCCTGAGCGGTTCGCCTGAGGCAGCACTGGCATTAGTGGAATCTAAAGGACTAATCGGAACCGAGGTCGAAAAGCAGCAGTTGTGTGAGTTCTACAATTGCAGCCCACTGGCATTGAAGGTAGTTGCCTCATCGATTCAAAGTTTGTTTGATGGTGAAATTGCCCCTTTTCTCAGCGAAGAAACTCTAGTATTTAACGGCATTCGTCGGTTACTAGAACAACAGTTTGAACGATTGTCTTATCTCGAACAGACCATCATGTATTGGTTAGCCATTAATCGGGAATGGACATCCATTGCAGAACTGGTCGAAGACATTGTGCCTGCTGTTTCACGAGCCAGTGTGTTAGAGTCACTCGAATCGTTAACCTGGCGCAATTTAATTGAAAAGAGAACGGGCAAATATACACAACAACCTGTAGTAATGGAGTATGTTACAGACTGTTTGATTCAACAATTCACAACTGAATTATTAACTGTAAAACTATCCTTTTTCAACCGTTATCCACTGCTCAAAACGACCGCTCTAGATTATATCCGGGAGAGTCAGAGTCGCTTAATCCTATATCCACTTGCCGAACGACTTCAAGAATCCTTCCGCACTGCTGAAGAATTAAAGCAACATCTTAAACTCATTCTGCAAGCAATGCGAAACAATCCCGCCTCATTCTTTGCCTATGGCGTGGGTAATTTTATCAATCTATGTTTACATCTCCAGATTGATTTGACCGGATATAACTTCTCAAACTTCAAAGTCCGGCAAGCCTATTTGCAAAATGCAACGTTGAGGAGACTGTCATTTGCAGGCGCAGAGTTCAAACAATCGATCTTTACTCAACCTTGTAGCGAGATTTATACCGTAGCCTTTAGCCCTGATGGTACACGTCTTGCCACAGGTGAAGCAGATGGCAATATCCGCCTCTGGAATGTTGCCGATGGGCAACTTCTACTAACACTTGAGAGTTACTCTAATCTAATCTGGTCGATTAGTTTTCACCCCAACGGTTCTCAATTAGCTAGCAGCAGTACAGATCATATCGTTCGCATATGGGATATCGAAACGGGACAGTGCATCAGAACCTTTGAGGGACACACCAGTTTAGTGTGGGGTGTGGCATGGAGTCCTGATGGGCATAGCTTAGCGAGTGGCAGTGAGGACTCTACCATTAGACTGTGGAATGTTCATACAAGGGCTTGTCTCATAACTTTGCAGGGACATACCGATATAGTGTGGGCAGTGACCTGGAGTTCCGATGGGCAAATGCTTGCAAGTGCCAGTGCCGACAAAACGATACGACTTTGGGATGTGAAGACTGGATCTACGATTCGGATTTTGCAAGGACATTCTCAAGCGGTGAATGCAATTCACTTCAGCCCAGATGGACAGCGTTTAGCCAGTTGTAGCGAGGACAAAACAGTCAGGTTGTGGGATGTCAGGACAGGGGCTTTACTAAAAACCTTACACGATTTTAGGGGACAGGTCAGGGATGTGCAATTTAGCCCTGATGGACATCTGTTAGCAGGTAGCGGCGACGATTGCATGGTCAGGCTGTGGGATGCCAAGACGGGACAACTCGTCAGATCAATTCAGGGACACGCTAATTCTGTTACTTCAGTATATTTCAACCGAGATAGCACTGTTTTGGCAAGCAGTAGCGAAGATCACACCGTAAAACTATGGGACGTTAACACCGGACAGACCCTCAGAACATTACGCGGTCCAACAGATTGGATTCACTCGGTACAGTTCAATCCTGATGAACGCTTATTGGCGAGTGGAGGAGATGATCACTGCCGAGGAATTTGGCTATGGGATGTACAAAGTAGGCAAGTACTAACGACCTTAACTGGGCACACACTTTGGGTGAGATCGGTTTGTTTTAGCCCGGATGGAAAGCTGCTGGCAAGTGGTAGCTCAGACCAGACGCTCAGGCTTTGGGATATGCAGACAAAACAGACGATTCGAGTACTACAAGGACACACTGACTGGGTGAGATCAGTTTGTTTTAGCCCGGATGGTAGGCTACTCGCGAGTGCCAGCCAAGATCTGACTGTTCGATTGTGGGACGTTGAGACTGGACAGATGATTCATATTTGTCGTGGACATAAAGGTTGGGTTTGTTCTGTACACTTCAGCCCAGACGGTCAGATGCTCGTGAGTTCGAGTGACGATCGCACCTTAAAACTCTGGGATGTGAGAACAGGACAGCTATTCATGAGCTTAGAGGAACACCGAAATTGGGTTCGTTCAGCCCAATTTAGTCCAGATGGACAAATGCTTGCCAGCGGTTCTGATGACCAGACAATTAAACTTTGGGACGTGCGAACTGGGAAGACCTTGAAGACTCTGGAGGGGCACACAAACTGGATTTGGTCAGTTGCCTTTAGCCCAGACGGGCGACGGTTGGCGAGTGGCAGCACCGATCGCACGGTAAAGCTCTGGGATGTCAAAACGGGTAATGAAATTTGCACATTACGGGGACATCGCTCCTCAGTTTTGGCAGTTGCCTTTAGTCCTGATGGTCAAACAGTTGTTAGCAGCAGTGCGGATGAGACGATTCGGTTGTGGGATGTCAAGAGTGGTGAATGCATGTGTGTTTTAAGAGGCGATCGCCCCTATGAGGGGATGAACATCACAGGTATCACGGGCATTACCGAGGCTCAAAAAGCTACCCTCAAAGCGTTAGGGGCAGTCGAAGAAGAGGCGTAA